Proteins encoded by one window of Sphingomonas ginkgonis:
- a CDS encoding glycosyltransferase — MDLSAHFLPKYRRQIRAWRASGVSVNVVVYDLLPLTHSQWFEKRTVEQFREWFETLSWEADQLLCISNQVAVDVAGRLGTMAAPRLIRIRKLNLGADIAASRPSAGMCLDVTRLLERLRTNDAILMVGTVEPRKAYDVALAAFEYIWHTAPQDAPDLVIVGKPGWKTQALQVKLRKHLHAGERLHWLPSVSDEGLCRLYEACKGVLVASHNEGFGLPLAEALAHGRPVLARDLPVFRENQSSGIQFFTQDDPRSLGKRLIELARSASLTDGDIEHRAWSKTVADLLEVLGIKATPTPSAMPLLRTAS; from the coding sequence TTGGACCTTTCTGCGCACTTTCTACCCAAGTACCGGCGGCAGATCCGCGCTTGGCGCGCAAGTGGAGTCTCAGTTAATGTTGTAGTCTACGATCTTCTACCGCTTACTCATTCTCAATGGTTTGAAAAGCGTACCGTCGAACAATTCCGCGAGTGGTTTGAAACGTTGAGTTGGGAAGCTGACCAGCTCCTCTGCATCTCTAATCAGGTCGCTGTTGACGTGGCCGGCCGTTTAGGCACCATGGCTGCTCCAAGATTAATCCGCATACGCAAATTGAATCTGGGCGCGGACATTGCGGCGTCCCGCCCATCCGCCGGAATGTGCTTGGACGTCACTCGATTGCTTGAACGACTTCGCACAAATGACGCTATCCTGATGGTTGGCACGGTAGAGCCTCGCAAAGCCTACGACGTCGCCTTAGCCGCATTCGAATACATTTGGCACACTGCGCCTCAGGATGCGCCAGACCTGGTGATCGTCGGGAAACCGGGATGGAAGACGCAGGCGCTCCAAGTCAAGTTGCGCAAGCACTTGCATGCGGGGGAGCGCCTTCACTGGCTGCCGAGCGTCAGCGATGAGGGTCTCTGCCGCCTTTACGAAGCCTGCAAAGGCGTCTTGGTCGCCTCGCACAATGAGGGTTTTGGTCTTCCCTTGGCCGAAGCACTTGCGCATGGACGTCCCGTCCTTGCTCGCGACCTTCCGGTATTTCGTGAAAATCAGTCGTCAGGCATACAATTCTTTACGCAAGACGATCCGCGTTCGCTCGGCAAACGCCTGATCGAGCTTGCGCGTAGCGCATCTCTCACTGACGGGGATATCGAACATAGAGCTTGGAGCAAAACGGTTGCCGACCTGTTGGAGGTCTTGGGCATCAAAGCAACGCCCACACCGTCCGCCATGCCTTTGCTGCGCACTGCATCATGA
- a CDS encoding ABC transporter ATP-binding protein: MIRLRGINKTYGTHSGPVRVLRDVDLTIDCGERVGILGRNGAGKSTLIRLISGAEFPTSGQIDRDMSVSWPLAFGGAFQGSLTGLDNYRFICRIYGVDPTDRLQFVYDFSELGIYLNEPVKSYSSGMRARLAFAISMVIEFDCFLIDEIIAVGDARFHEKCHHELFEKRGNRAMIIVSHDSAYIREHCTRAAVLDGGALHHPASMEEAFDFYHEATHRVVAA; encoded by the coding sequence ATGATCCGACTACGCGGCATCAACAAGACTTACGGGACGCACAGCGGGCCAGTGAGGGTCTTGCGGGACGTCGATCTGACGATCGACTGCGGCGAGCGGGTCGGAATCCTTGGCCGAAACGGTGCCGGCAAATCTACTCTCATAAGACTAATTAGTGGGGCCGAGTTCCCAACCAGCGGCCAAATCGATCGAGACATGAGTGTTTCTTGGCCCTTGGCTTTTGGCGGCGCTTTTCAGGGCTCGTTGACAGGACTGGACAACTATCGGTTTATCTGTCGCATCTATGGCGTTGATCCTACGGATCGGCTCCAATTCGTGTACGACTTCTCCGAATTAGGAATTTATCTGAACGAACCAGTGAAAAGCTACTCATCGGGCATGCGGGCACGACTCGCATTTGCCATTTCGATGGTTATCGAATTCGACTGTTTCTTGATCGACGAGATCATTGCCGTTGGTGATGCCCGCTTTCACGAGAAGTGCCATCATGAACTGTTCGAGAAGCGCGGCAATCGAGCAATGATCATCGTCTCTCATGATTCCGCCTATATTCGAGAGCATTGCACGCGGGCGGCGGTACTTGACGGCGGCGCGCTGCACCACCCAGCCTCGATGGAGGAAGCATTCGACTTCTATCATGAGGCTACTCACCGGGTGGTGGCGGCGTGA
- a CDS encoding ABC transporter permease: protein MPDSSTPEPQGATLRQAWIIQRRVIGALMLREILTRYGRHNIGFLWLFAEPMLFTLGVTALWTATKSVHGSNLPIVAFAVTGYSSVLLWRNMPARCIGAIAPNLSLLYHRNVRPIDIYLSRVLLEAAGATMSFVFLVLFFNFIGWLAMPEDALQIAGAWLMLAWFGASAALLLGALSEVSETVEKLWHPASYILFPLSGAAFLVDSLPKAAQDVVLTLPMVHGVEMLREGYFGSQIVAHYDTAYMALINTVLTILGLAQVSKISRTVVPE, encoded by the coding sequence ATGCCTGATAGCTCGACGCCGGAACCTCAAGGCGCAACTCTCAGGCAAGCTTGGATTATCCAGCGTCGCGTCATTGGCGCGCTGATGCTTCGGGAAATTCTAACCCGCTACGGCAGGCATAACATCGGTTTTCTCTGGCTCTTCGCGGAACCAATGCTGTTCACGTTGGGCGTTACGGCTCTCTGGACAGCGACCAAGTCGGTCCATGGCTCAAACCTCCCGATCGTCGCTTTCGCGGTAACTGGCTATTCAAGCGTTCTGCTGTGGCGCAACATGCCCGCGCGCTGCATCGGGGCAATCGCGCCAAACCTGTCGCTGCTATACCATCGCAACGTTCGTCCTATCGACATCTATTTGTCGCGCGTGTTGCTTGAAGCTGCCGGTGCAACAATGTCGTTCGTGTTTCTCGTGTTATTCTTCAATTTCATCGGTTGGCTCGCGATGCCAGAAGATGCCCTGCAAATTGCTGGCGCGTGGCTCATGTTGGCCTGGTTTGGTGCCTCTGCCGCGCTGCTGCTGGGGGCTTTGTCTGAAGTCTCGGAAACGGTTGAAAAGCTCTGGCACCCGGCGTCATATATTCTTTTCCCCCTTTCGGGAGCGGCCTTTCTGGTCGACTCTCTCCCGAAAGCGGCTCAGGACGTGGTGCTGACTCTACCAATGGTCCATGGGGTCGAGATGCTGCGGGAAGGCTATTTTGGTTCGCAGATCGTCGCTCACTACGACACCGCTTACATGGCTCTCATCAACACAGTCCTGACAATCCTAGGCCTCGCGCAAGTATCGAAGATCAGTCGAACGGTTGTTCCCGAATGA